In Haloarchaeobius amylolyticus, the genomic window GAACCCGACGACGAGACTACCCTCGAGCAGGCGGAGAAGCTTACCGACCACGTCAGTCGCGTCGTCTTCCCAGCCTTCTCCTTAGACCGTGGCGAGGGCTGTGAGATACACGAGAACGCGTACTGGGACTTACAAACGTATCTGGGGCTCCGAGAGAACTTAGCTGCTAACGAGGGCGCTCGAAGCTTCACCTACGAGTCTACCCGGGAACGAACCCCACTCGGCCACGCTCATCGCGAACACGTTCGAGACCTCTCCATCGAACAGATACGAGAAATGTATCGACAGGCTATCCGTCGACTGCTAGACGAGGTAGCGGAGACGGAGGAGTTCTTCCGAGCCGGTATCGTCGCCATCGACATCACCGAAGCGGAGCCGTTCACGGGCGACCGCACAGGCCATGAAGACGAGATTCTCGGGACGAAAGAACAGAGCGACGAGTACGCTTATCAGTGGGCGACGGTGCAGTTAGTCGGCAACGCTGTTCCGATTGTCCTAGACGCTCGGCCAGTGCGACGTGGTGAGAGTCGTCTGGAGATCGTCGAAGATCTCCTCGATTCAGCCGAAGAACTCGTCCACGTCGACAATGTGCTGATGGACCGTGAATTCGACAGCCAGCACGTTCTGGAGATGATTAGCCAGCGCGGGCTCACGTACGTCGTTCCGAAACGGATGCACACGAGCGAGAGAGCCCAAGCGAAGCGACTCTTGAAGAGTGATACAGACCGGTACGTGAACGACCGCAAACTGCACTTAGGCAAGAACGAGTGGCACCAGACGACGCTCGTGTACCGGAGAAACGAGAAGTCTGAGCACACTGACCACCGGCAGTATTCGGTGTTCATGTGTAACGGTAGTGTGGGATTCCTGAGTGAGTATGCGTATCGCTGGGAGATCGAAAGTGGCTACAGGTCGATTAAGCGGTTCATGGCCGCGACGACCTCCAAGAACTTCGTCCTCCGATTCTTCTACTTCGCATTCGCGTGCCTTCTGTACTCGATATGGAGAGCGGTGGATCTGCTGGTTCAGGTCGAGCTAACGGGTGAGTACGAGCACTCCCCGATTGTGACTGCGGACAATACGCTTACACTGTTGAAGAAGGAGACTGGAATCGGGTAATCGCTCGGGATTGAGCCAGTGATAATTGGGGTGATGAGCGGCAGCGCTGGCCTGATTTCTTTAAATATGCAATTCGGGTTGGGCTACTAACTAGAACCGGTGTCTCGACCGGAACTTGAAGCACGCCGGGTTCGTTGGTTCGGCTGAAATCGTGCATCCTGGCGGTCCTAAAGCCCGTGTAGTCGCAACTTCCACAAGGCCTCAAGTTGAGAAATCCCAATCCAGACCGACTCCACATGAGTGGAGGCAGCACTGAGCTTTCGGGACCTAACAAAGAGGCCAGGCCGATTTAGCGGACATCCCGGGTGCCAGCAATGCTGTCGATCCACTTCAGGAGCACTTTGGACGCGGGTAGTCAGCGCCCTGTGCAGTGAGCTGGATTGAGGACAGGAAGGTATGGGTGGGAGCAAGTCTGTGAATGTATCTACCTGGGTGAGCCTACATTCTTGTTGCACGTGATCGTCGTAGTCCAGTTCAGTGTGACCTGGTTTCGTTGATTCAACCTATATCCTG contains:
- a CDS encoding transposase produces the protein MVSTCESRRTIFRWVSQRSHVEWPAYDSSPLYDRSSLTALKSDVRVVAQTWFRHDKHTSVEQFICSLPLEFFRFDEHDHYADSAHYTMDSLFRVFVLKELYGWDHETPLVEYLDSHSELCEELGLDAVPDQSTLWRSWNKRFTADLRETVEAAARTILVKAKNEGVDVPREPERKLLPRLDDSDEPEPDDETTLEQAEKLTDHVSRVVFPAFSLDRGEGCEIHENAYWDLQTYLGLRENLAANEGARSFTYESTRERTPLGHAHREHVRDLSIEQIREMYRQAIRRLLDEVAETEEFFRAGIVAIDITEAEPFTGDRTGHEDEILGTKEQSDEYAYQWATVQLVGNAVPIVLDARPVRRGESRLEIVEDLLDSAEELVHVDNVLMDREFDSQHVLEMISQRGLTYVVPKRMHTSERAQAKRLLKSDTDRYVNDRKLHLGKNEWHQTTLVYRRNEKSEHTDHRQYSVFMCNGSVGFLSEYAYRWEIESGYRSIKRFMAATTSKNFVLRFFYFAFACLLYSIWRAVDLLVQVELTGEYEHSPIVTADNTLTLLKKETGIG